The sequence CGGCCCAGTGGGGCCCTGCGGCCCCTCGAAACCTTCGGGGCCCTCAGGACCCTCGGGACCAGCGGGGCCTTCAGGACCGGCAGGACCCTCGGGACCAGCGGGGCCTTCAGGACCGGCAGGACCCTCCGGACCAGCGGGGCCTTCAGGACCAGCAGGACCCTCCGGACCAGCGGGGCCTTCAGGACCAGCGGGGCCTTCAGGACCAGCAGGACCCTCCGGACCAGCGGGGCCTTCAGGACCAGCAGGACCCTCAGGACCAGCAGGACCCTCCGGACCAGCAGGACCCTCCGGACCAGCAGGACCCTCAGGACCAGCAGGACCCTCCGGACCAGCAGGACCCTCAGGACCAGCAGGACCCTCCGGACCAGCAGGACCCTCAGGACCAGCAGGACCCTCCGGACCAGCAGGACCCTCAGGACCAGCAGGACCCTCAGGACCAGCAGGACCCTCAGGGCCTCGCGCTCCGGTCAGGCCGCGCGGACCGGCGGGACCTTCGGGTCCGGGCGGACCGGCGGGGCCTTCAGGTCCACGCGGGCCGGCGGGACCCGGCGGAACCGCACAGAGGGACTGCGGCAGATGGAGCCACTTGCACAGCGGGATGTAGCTCTGCCCAGCCGGGCCTGCGGTCGGCTTCGCGGGGCCGCCCTGGTTGAACTGCGGAATGGCGGGGGCGCGATTCTCCCAGAAACCGACGAGAGAGGTGCAGAGGGGATAGGAAGAACTCACTACAATGGGAAGTTCAACCGAATTGGCGCAGTAGGGGTTGTTTGTCTCTTGGTGGGCGTACACCTCGTTCGCCGGCCAGGCCGGCGCCACGCCGGCACCGGCCGGAGCAGGCATCTGAACGAGAACGGCCCCGGCGAGCGCGCCGCCGGCGAGGATGCGTTTCATAAGGGTAGACACACCGTCTTCTCTCTCCCGCTCCATCCACCGAAAACCCGGAGAGAATACTTTTGAACCGGCCCGGGACAACCGGAAACAATGCCCTTCGAATCCAGTTGATGCGCCTGACGAGAAACGCGCGTTTCTTTGCCGTCCGCCAATGCAAATCGTCAAATAAAAGCCAATACGCTTAGCACGTAAATAGCCGCATCAAACACCTTATGTTCGCGCAACACCGACACCGGATCCCGGCGCTTCCGGATCCGGGACCTTCACGGACCCGCCCCGGCAGAAGGCCCGTCCGGATCGTGCGGCGGAGGGCGTCCGGCAGGAGGTCACCCGGCGTCCGCGGGCCAGGCGGGACCGCTCCCGCCGGACGAGGCCGTCGCGGTGAAAGGCGGGGAGCCGGGCACCGCGGAGAGCGGTATTCCCCCCGGAAGATCCGCAGGAGGCGGGATTCCCGCGGAACGCGGAAGAAGGCGAGCGGAGTCCCGCCGGAAATGGGGGGCCGGCCGCGGCCGGCCCGGGATCGCACCGGCATCAGGGATACGCCTCCGGCGCCGAGGGCGCCCTCCTCGGAAGGGCGGCCTCCCGCTAGTGTGCTTGGCGTCTGATTCCCTGCTGCCGGAAGGCGGATGCGCTCGTGGCGGACGACTACGCGACGACTTTCAAGATTATCGACGTCGACGGTGACGGCCTGATCTCGGCCACCGAGATGACGCGGCTGATGGAGGTGCTCGGCCAGCCGATCACCCCCGAGGCAGCCGAGGCCGCCATCGCCAGGATCGACCTGGACGGCGACGGGCTGATCTCCCTGGAGGAGTTCGGCGGCTACCTCAAATAACCCGGCCCCTCCCGTCGGATGCCCCACATGTTGCATTTGAGACAAGAACAAGCGTTTGCTACTTGCTCAAAGTGTCAATGAGATCAGAATGTGAGGCGCACTCCGACGGGAGGGTCTATGACGATAAAAGAAGATTCCAGGCTCGTTGTCACTGGGTTCGGCGACCGGAAGAGAAGATCTCACGAGCTGTCCGACCAGCGGTTATGGAGATCGGCTCCGGCGGAAGTGGCCAGGCTGCTGAGACCGGGCCTGTCCGAGGTCGCCGATCAGGTGATCAAGGAAATCACGGTACGGATCCCCGAATACTCCCGGCCTTCCGACGAGATCTACATCAGGGCCATCCGGCTCGCCGTGGACGAGGCCCTTCGCCAGTTCGTCGACCGGATCGAGAACCCCAGCACGCCGTGGGAGCCCGACGTGTTCCGCACCATCGGGCGCGGCGAGGCCAACGAGGGCCGCAACCTCGACCCCCTGCAGACCGCGATGCGGCTGGGCGCCCGGGTGGCCTGGCGGCGGCTGACCGAGCAGTCCGAGCGTCTCGGCCTCACCCCGCAGCACCTCTACGACCTCGGCGAGGCCATCTTCGTCTATCTCGACCAGCTCGCCGACGCGGCCGCCGAGGGCTTCGACGAGGCCAGGGCCCGCGCGGCCGGAGAGATCGAGCGCCGCCGCCGCCGGCTGATGGACCTGCTGCTGAGCCAGCCGGCCGCCTCCCCCGACGCGATCGCCGACCTGGCCAAGACCGCCGGATGGCGGCTGCCCAAGACCGTGGCCGGGGTCGCCCTAGACGAGCACTCCCGGGGCTACCGCGCCCCCTCGCTCCCGCCGGACGTGCTGTCCGGCCTCGACCGGCCCGGTCCCTGCCTGATCGTCCCCGACCCCAACGGCCCCGGCCAGGCCCAGACCCTGGAGGCCGGGCTGCGCGGCTGGAAGGCGGCCGTCGGGCCCGCCGTACCGCTGGCCGCCGCCGCGACCTCGCTGCGCTGGGCCCGCGAGGCGCTGGACCTGCACCGGCGCGGTGTGCTCACCGAGGAGCGCGGCGTGCTCCGCTGTTCCGACCACATGGCCACTCTGATCGTGTTCAAGGACGAGGAGCTGGTCAGCGCCCTCACCGAGGTACGGCTGGCGCCCCTGGCCCACCTGCGTCCCAGCCAGCAGGACCGGCTGGCCGAGACGTTGCTGGCGTGGTTGCGGCACGGCCGGGGCGCCGGCGAGGTCGCCGCCCGGCTCCACGTGCACCCGCAGACCGTGCGCTACCGGCTGCGCCAGCTTGAGGAGCTCTACGGCGACCAGCTCAGCGACCCGGACATCCGGTTCGAGCTGGAGATCGTCCTGCGCGCCAGGCAGTCCGTCAGCTCCGGAACAGCCTGATCCGGTCCTCGCCGATGCGCTCCCTGAGCGCCCGGTCCTCGACGCCGAGATCCTCTGCGGGAGCCAGACCCAGCACGCCGACCTTGCCGACATGCTTGTTGAGCTGTACGGCACGGGCGGCGTCGCCGGTCTGGTCGAGGGGGTAGACCGTGGACAGGGTGGGCTGCAGCGTGCCCAGCGCGAGCAGCCGGTTGACCTCGTGGCATTCCTGGTAGTTCGCTCCGTGGGAGCCGACGATCCGCTTGAGCTTCATCCACAGGTGCCGGTTGTCGTACTCGTGGGCGTAGCCGCTGGACGATCCGCAGGTGACGACCGAGCCGCCACGCCGCGCGACGTAGACGGACGCCCCGAAGGTCTCCTTGCCGGTGTGCTCGAAGACGATGTGCGGGTCCTCCCCGACCTGGCGGCGGACCTCCGCGCCGAGCCTGCGCCAGGCCTTCTCGTCGTTGAGGTGCTCGAACTGCGAGCGGTCCACGACGTGCTCGCAGCCCATCCGGCGGAGCAGGGCGGCCTTCTCCTCGGAGCTGACCACGCCCACCGGGATGCCGCCGCCGTTCTTCACCAGCTGCACGGCGTACGCGCCGAGCCCGCCGGTCGCGCCCCAGATCAGCACCACGTCTCCCTGCTTCATCCGGGAGCCGCGCTCGCTGACCAGCATCCGGTAGGCGGTGGAGGCGCACAGCATGTTGCAGGCGGCCTCCTCCCAGGTCAGGTGCTTGGGCTTGGGCAGCAGCTGGGTGGCCCTGACCACCGCGAACTCGGCCAGCCCGCCGTAGTTGGTCTCGAACCCCCAGGCGCGCAGGTCGGCGCCGAGCATGGAGTCGGCGTGGGTGATCGGATCCTGCTCGTCCACGTAGGCGGGTGAGACGACGACCCTGTCGCCGATCTTCCAGTGCCGTACGGCGGCGCCCATCCGGACGATCACCCCGGAGGCGTCCGAGCCGAGCACGTGGAAGTTCTGGTCGTGGCGGGGATCCTCGCGCCCGAACCGCTCCAGGAACGCGAACGTGGGGATCGGCTCGAACATGGCCGTCCACACGGTGTTGAAGTTGATGGCGCTCGCCATGATCGCGACCAGCACCTCGTCCGGGGCGAGCTCCGGCATCGGCACGTCGTCCACGTGGATGGACTTGGTGATGTCCTTGTCGACGTCGTCGACGCCGTGCGGCCTCCGGCCGAACATGCCGACCTCGTTCTTGCGGGTGTGGGCGGCCCGGAAGGTCGTGGGGACCTCCAGGCGCGCGAGCTCCTCGGGATCGGCACCGTCGACGACGGCCTGTGCGAGTGTCATAGCTGGCCTCCAAGGTGAGCGGCGATGACTTCGACGTGGGGCGGGTCGAGCAGGTTGAGATGGTGCGACCCGGCGATGGTGACGATCTCCAGCTCCGGGCTGAACGGGCCGAATCCCCTTGTGGGGTCGTCGGTGTGGGCGTATCGGATGTCTTCCACCGCCCAGGGGGTCGGGTCCGTGGAGCGGTAGAGCACCACGCGGCCCTCGTAGGTCCCGGCCCGGTAACCCTCGATGGCCCGGGTGTCCTCGTGCGAGGTGATCTGGTGCCGGAGGATGGCCTCCCCCAGCAGGTCCAGCACCCCCGACTCGGCGACGCGCGTCTCCACCAGCGCGAGCTGGGCGGCCTCGCTCAGGCCCGCGAGCTCGTCGTGGGCCAGCCGGACGCGCACCCCGTAGGTCCGGGCGAGGTAGGCGGCGAAGTCCGCGTACCTCCTCGCCGCGATCTCCGCCCGCTCCGCCGCCGCCACCTCGTCCGGCAGACCTGAGTCGATCATCGCCACCAGCTCCACGTTCTCCGCGCCGAGCTGCCGCGCGATCTCGAACGCCAGGATCCCCCCGAAGGACCATCCCCCGACCCGGTACGGCCCCGCCGGCTGCACCTTCCTGATCTCGGCCACGTACCGGGCGGCCCGCTCGCTCACCCCCGCCTCCGCGCCGGCGGCCCCGACGTCGTCCAGCCGCTCCAGCCCGAACACCACCCGGTCCGCTCCCAGCGCACCCGCCAGCAGCGAGTACACCCCCGTGGTCCCCCCGGCCGGATGTCCCAGGAACAGCGGTACCTGCCCGCCTCCCTCCGGCACCGGCGCGCCGGTCGCCGGCGCCCCGCGCGGGGGCACGCCGGTCGGCGGCGCGGCGGGCGGGCCGGTCGGCGGCGCGGCGCGGCGGGCGGCCAGGTACGCGCGGGCCGCCGGGGTCAGCGGGCGGACGACGCCCCGGACGGCCTCCTCCTCGTCGATCTCCCGGAGCAGGTCGGCGACCCGGGCCCCGGTCAGCGTGCCCTCGGCGGACAGCTCCCGGCCGGCCTCCCGGCCGAGGACGTCCAGCACGACGGGCAGGGCGTCGGCCGGGATCTCCTCGGTGACCCCCGGCTCGCGCCCGAGGATCCGGGTGAGGGCCACGACGACCTGCCGTTCCGCCGCGTCCCTGGGCTCGACCGGGCGCGTCCCGCCGGTGGCGCCGTGGATGCCCAGCTCGGCGGCCACCGCCAGGGCGACGTCCCCGAGCGTCGCCCCCTGGAGCAGCAGGGCGGTGGGCACGGCCACCCCGAAGTCGTGCTCGATCATGCCGCGCACCCGGGTGGCCGCGAGCGAGTCGAGGCCCGCCTCGGTGAGCACCGTGCTCTCCCGGAGCCAGGCGACCTCGAATCCCAGCACGACGGCCGTCCGCTCCCTGACCTTGGCGACCACCGCCTCCAGGGCCTGGCCGGGCTCCATCGAGGCCAGGGCCCCGGCGCTCGCCCACTCGCCGCCACTCGCGACCGCACCCGCCAGATCCGCGAAGTACGGCATGCGCGCGATGCCGGGGAAGGCGGCGACCGCCGCCGCCGCGTCCAGCCGCAGCACGCCCGCGGCGGCCGTCCCCCGGGCCAGGAGCGCCTCCAGCGCCTCGACGCCTTCGCCCGGGGTGAGGGGCGAGACCGCGGGCAGCGCCGCCTGGCCCGCCCCGCCGACCTCGGCCCACGTGCCCCAGTTGATCGCCGTCCCGGGCAGCCCCTCGGCCCGGCGGAGGTCGCACAGCGCGTCCAGCCAGGCGTTCGCCCCGGCGTAGGCCGCCTGCCCCGGCGACCCGAGCAGTGCCGCCGCCGAGGAGAACGCCACCCACCAGTCGAGTCCGGCGTCCCTGGTCGCCTCGTGCAGCTCCAGGCCGCCGTGGACCTTGGCCGACCAGACCCGGTGCAGGTCCTCGGGGCCGACGTCGGTGACGAGGTGGTCGTCCAGCACGCCCGCCGCGTGCACCACCCCGCGCAGCGGCATCCCGCCGGCCGTGACCGCGTCGACCAGTCCCCTGGCCACCCCCGGCACGGCCAGGTCGCCGGTCACCACCTGGACGTCGGCACCCAGCGCCCGCAGTTCACCGATCGTCTCGGCCCCCTCGTCCGACGGCCCCGACCTGCCGCCGAGCACGATCCGGCCGGCCCCCCGCTCGGCCAGCCACCGGGCCACCACCAGCCCCAGCCCGCCGTACCCGCCGGTGATCAGGTAGCCCCCGCCTCGCCGTACCACCGGCGTGCGCTCCCCGGCGCGGCGCCGATCACCGTCGTCCGGGACCGCGGACAGGCGGGCGGTGTGGCGGACGCCGTCCCGCCAGGCCACCTCGTCGTCCGGCGCGTCGGCCGCCAGCTCGGCCAGGAGCGCGTCCGGGCCGTCCGCGTCGATCAGGCAGGCACGCAGCCCCGCCTGCTCGAAGGCGAGGACCCGGACGAGGCCGCGCAGCGCGGCGGCGCCGGGGTCGCCCGGCTCTCCCGCCAGTACGGCCTGGGCCCGGTGGGTGACGAGCCGCAGGCGCGCCCCGGTCCCGGCGAGGTCGCGGACGATCCGGGTGACGGCGAGGAACAGGGTCTCGGCTCCGGCCGGGTTCAGGCCGCCGGGGACCAGCACCACGACCTCGTCGACCGCCGGAAGGGCGGGCGGAGGGGCGGGCGGGTCCGCGACCGGCCCGGCCTGCGGGGGCGCGGAGCGCTGGGCGGGGACCAGGGAGGGCATCGGCCCGGCGGCGGCCACGCCGGGCAGGTCGAGATGGTGGACGTCGTGCCCGGCGGCGGCGAGGCCGGAGGCGAGACGCCCGGCCCGCGGAT comes from Streptosporangium roseum DSM 43021 and encodes:
- a CDS encoding EF-hand domain-containing protein; amino-acid sequence: MADDYATTFKIIDVDGDGLISATEMTRLMEVLGQPITPEAAEAAIARIDLDGDGLISLEEFGGYLK
- a CDS encoding PucR family transcriptional regulator — translated: MTIKEDSRLVVTGFGDRKRRSHELSDQRLWRSAPAEVARLLRPGLSEVADQVIKEITVRIPEYSRPSDEIYIRAIRLAVDEALRQFVDRIENPSTPWEPDVFRTIGRGEANEGRNLDPLQTAMRLGARVAWRRLTEQSERLGLTPQHLYDLGEAIFVYLDQLADAAAEGFDEARARAAGEIERRRRRLMDLLLSQPAASPDAIADLAKTAGWRLPKTVAGVALDEHSRGYRAPSLPPDVLSGLDRPGPCLIVPDPNGPGQAQTLEAGLRGWKAAVGPAVPLAAAATSLRWAREALDLHRRGVLTEERGVLRCSDHMATLIVFKDEELVSALTEVRLAPLAHLRPSQQDRLAETLLAWLRHGRGAGEVAARLHVHPQTVRYRLRQLEELYGDQLSDPDIRFELEIVLRARQSVSSGTA
- the ccrA gene encoding crotonyl-CoA carboxylase/reductase, giving the protein MTLAQAVVDGADPEELARLEVPTTFRAAHTRKNEVGMFGRRPHGVDDVDKDITKSIHVDDVPMPELAPDEVLVAIMASAINFNTVWTAMFEPIPTFAFLERFGREDPRHDQNFHVLGSDASGVIVRMGAAVRHWKIGDRVVVSPAYVDEQDPITHADSMLGADLRAWGFETNYGGLAEFAVVRATQLLPKPKHLTWEEAACNMLCASTAYRMLVSERGSRMKQGDVVLIWGATGGLGAYAVQLVKNGGGIPVGVVSSEEKAALLRRMGCEHVVDRSQFEHLNDEKAWRRLGAEVRRQVGEDPHIVFEHTGKETFGASVYVARRGGSVVTCGSSSGYAHEYDNRHLWMKLKRIVGSHGANYQECHEVNRLLALGTLQPTLSTVYPLDQTGDAARAVQLNKHVGKVGVLGLAPAEDLGVEDRALRERIGEDRIRLFRS